One window of Nymphaea colorata isolate Beijing-Zhang1983 chromosome 11, ASM883128v2, whole genome shotgun sequence genomic DNA carries:
- the LOC116263865 gene encoding uncharacterized protein LOC116263865 — protein sequence MKGQKAEGKNTERRQRRFLLCFRPSAIATDSPKGLAGRPASSDPAPKAFDYFSNEETSPKRKKKQPSASEDLNERRRRKFRPLSGIKAAIFGSSKGAARSGRVQQDPSRSSDTSENVSNEPVPAEIHQEQSPKSTVSITHKTESNSVTSSSSSSCSVFGVSKTSSCSSRRKLDSPASSAESEESVHSPSPRPSVRKSPSPTRISAPTGPRGLDPVIGLCYLLAISLLTTLIWGQIPAVICTSIWLYFFGRTRGRLWPGSRRRGECLLDPSVIGSRDYHKRVIMEGILDRRHHRHHHHRASSPADQ from the exons ATGAAGGGCCAGAAAGCAGAGGGGAAGAACACGGAGAGGCGGCAACGGCGGTTCCTCTTGTGCTTCCGCCCGTCCGCAATAGCGACCGACTCGCCAAAGGGCCTCGCCGGAAGACCTGCCAGCTCCGACCCCGCCCCGAAGGCGTTCGATTACTTCTCCAACGAGGAGACCTCgccaaagaggaagaagaagcagccGTCTGCGTCGGAGGACCTCAATGAACGCCGCCGGAGGAAGTTCCGACCGTTGTCCGGAATCAAAGCGGCCATCTTCGGCAGCAGCAAG GGAGCGGCTCGCAGCGGGAGAGTCCAGCAGGACCCGAGTCGGTCGTCGGATACGTCGGAAAACGTTTCCAACGAGCCGGTTCCGGCGGAAATTCACCAAGAACAGTCCCCAAAATCTACGGTTTCGATCACTCATAAAACCGAGTCGAACTCGGTGACTTCTTCGTCGTCCTCCTCGTGCTCCGTCTTCGGTGTATCTAAGACATCGAGCTGCTCCTCCCGTCGGAAGCTTGATTCGCCCGCCAGCTCCGCCGAATCTGAGGAAAGCGTGCACTCGCCGTCCCCCCGGCCCAGCGTCAGGAAAAGTCCATCTCCGACGAGAATCTCCGCCCCGACGGGTCCAAGAGGGCTCGATCCAGTCATCGGGTTATGCTACCTCCTAGCAATCAGCCTGTTGACAACGCTGATCTGGGGGCAGATTCCGGCCGTCATATGCACGTCCATCTGGCTGTACTTCTTCGGACGGACGAGGGGACGCTTGTGGCCGGGGAGCCGACGGCGAGGAGAATGCCTGTTGGATCCGTCGGTCATCGGATCGAGGGACTACCATAAACGGGTCATCATGGAG